From one Halostagnicola larsenii XH-48 genomic stretch:
- a CDS encoding DUF58 domain-containing protein, which translates to MKSRSATRWNVALAAAMLTSATGVLFEEPILLLSAIPPLVLAGYSHATSTPNPAIEIERSLSETDPDHGQEVDVTVTVRNPSDRTSFDVRITDGVAPMLPVVAGSARHATVLGPRRETSFSYTVVPTHGVHRFESASVVCRNASASSVVETTAPETTELSCRSPIRTLPFSRSPRHTGGSNTILGESGIEFSRIRAYRPGDPPGRIDWNRYARERELTTVTFHEDRLREVALCLDARACCYRSAGRDKPHAVFYERTIVCELLEAVAETNGRIGLGILGSDVTWLAPQSGDHHAATIRRTLADSEALPLTPPEGVRRRDENEDEDGHATILRSRLDRGTDLVYVSPLLDGESVETARTLRGAGRRITVLSPDVTATDSVGRSIARLERQNRIDALRRSDVTVVDWDPETPLETAIQRGVRK; encoded by the coding sequence ATGAAGTCTCGATCCGCAACGCGGTGGAACGTCGCGCTTGCCGCCGCGATGCTTACGAGCGCGACCGGCGTCCTGTTCGAAGAGCCGATACTGCTACTGAGTGCGATCCCGCCCCTCGTCCTGGCGGGCTACTCGCACGCGACTTCGACACCCAATCCAGCGATCGAGATCGAACGCTCGCTCAGCGAGACCGATCCCGACCACGGCCAAGAAGTCGACGTCACGGTCACGGTTCGGAATCCGAGCGATCGAACGTCCTTCGACGTCAGAATCACGGACGGCGTCGCACCGATGCTTCCGGTCGTAGCGGGATCGGCCCGGCACGCGACGGTGCTCGGCCCTCGTCGGGAAACGTCCTTCTCCTACACAGTCGTCCCAACGCACGGCGTCCACCGCTTCGAGTCGGCCTCGGTCGTTTGCAGGAACGCGAGTGCCAGCAGCGTCGTCGAGACCACCGCTCCGGAGACGACGGAGCTCTCCTGTCGCTCCCCCATACGGACCCTTCCGTTCTCCCGATCGCCGCGACACACGGGGGGCTCGAACACGATCCTGGGCGAAAGCGGGATCGAATTCTCGCGGATTCGCGCCTATCGCCCCGGCGACCCACCGGGGCGTATCGATTGGAACCGCTACGCTCGAGAGCGAGAACTGACGACCGTCACCTTCCACGAGGACCGGCTCCGGGAAGTAGCTCTCTGCCTCGACGCACGGGCCTGTTGCTATCGGTCCGCCGGTCGGGACAAACCCCACGCCGTGTTTTACGAACGGACTATTGTGTGCGAACTGCTCGAGGCCGTCGCGGAGACGAACGGACGGATCGGCCTCGGAATCCTCGGCTCCGACGTAACCTGGCTCGCACCACAGTCCGGCGACCACCACGCGGCGACCATCCGGCGAACGCTCGCTGATTCCGAAGCACTCCCGCTCACACCACCTGAAGGAGTACGTCGAAGGGACGAAAACGAGGACGAGGATGGACACGCCACGATCCTCCGGTCACGGCTCGATCGCGGCACGGACCTCGTCTACGTTTCTCCGTTACTCGATGGAGAGTCGGTCGAAACCGCGCGAACGCTACGAGGAGCGGGCCGGCGAATCACTGTTCTCTCACCGGACGTGACCGCGACGGACTCGGTCGGCCGATCGATAGCTCGACTCGAGCGCCAGAATCGGATTGACGCGCTCCGCCGGTCGGACGTGACCGTCGTCGACTGGGACCCCGAAACACCTCTCGAGACGGCGATACAACGCGGGGTGCGGAAATGA
- a CDS encoding DUF7269 family protein encodes MAGVLSLVTGLVVLVSPALEEAAGWPWADDALLVAFFTVAFVLASFVASFEFLAGETSGETTKRPERVASKSPPGHELERILDRRWWSLPPSSAQRQRIRNQFQRAAMRSIVRTDGCSAAVARERIDRGTWTDDSIAAAFLCPDSELSRLQRVRIRLRFHHGARRTARAILTRSEKSSDRR; translated from the coding sequence GTGGCAGGTGTACTCTCGCTCGTCACTGGACTCGTCGTTCTGGTAAGTCCGGCACTCGAAGAGGCGGCCGGGTGGCCGTGGGCCGACGACGCGCTCCTAGTCGCTTTCTTCACCGTTGCGTTCGTGCTGGCTTCCTTTGTCGCTTCATTCGAATTCCTCGCGGGAGAAACGAGCGGTGAAACGACGAAGCGGCCCGAGCGGGTTGCGTCGAAGTCGCCTCCCGGTCACGAGCTCGAACGGATACTCGATCGCCGCTGGTGGTCGCTACCGCCTTCATCGGCCCAACGCCAGCGTATCCGAAATCAGTTTCAACGGGCGGCGATGAGGTCCATCGTCCGAACGGACGGCTGCTCGGCGGCCGTCGCCCGGGAACGGATCGATCGGGGCACGTGGACGGACGATTCGATTGCCGCGGCGTTTCTCTGCCCCGACTCGGAGCTGTCGCGTCTCCAGCGAGTCCGAATCCGGCTCCGCTTTCACCACGGTGCTCGGCGGACGGCGAGGGCGATCCTGACCCGAAGCGAGAAGAGCAGTGATCGACGATGA